The segment CCACATCCTCGTGGGAGCGGGGGGCCTCGTCGTGGGCATCCTGCTGACCCTGTTCGTCCTGGGCATCATGATGCCGCGCCTCTCACCGGAGCCGGACATGCGGGCGGCGGAGTCCATGATGGAGCCAGTCATGCAGGCCGCTCCCTCCACCCCCTCTCCCGAGGAGGAGCTCGATGAGCAATCGCCCAGGGGAATCGGCATCGCGCCCGGGCGCGGAGGAGCGCGCAATCGGAGCCCGGCCGCGTTCGGGATGATGAAGAAGGAGATGAGTAAGGGAGCCGGGGGAGCGATGGCGCCCCCTCCTCCGCCGCCCCCCGCCCCCATGGCCGAGCAGCAGGAAGCGGCGGCCCCCTCGGGACGGGCGTGGTTCCCCGAGACGTTCCTCTTCGAGCCCCTGGTGGTGACGGACGCATCGGGCGAGGCCTCGGTGCCCGTGAAGGTGCCGGACAGGCTGACGCGCTGGCGGGTGCTGGCGCTGGCGCATTCGCGCTCGGGGGCCCAGGCCGGAGCGGTGAGCACCTTCGCGAGCTCGCTGCCCACCTACGTGGATCCGGTGTTGCCCGCCTTCCTGAGGGCCGGAGACGTGGTGCGCATGCCGGTGCAGGTGGTGAACACCACGGGCACCGCGGTGACGCGCGCGCTGAAGGTGGAGGCCCAGGGAGTGGCGGTGGAGGGCGGCACGCGCACGGTGACGGTGCCGGCGGCGGGCAGCGTGGTGGAGTACGTGACGCTGCGCGCGGCGAGGCCGGGGCCGGTGACGGTGCGGGCCGCGCTGGAGGGAGCGGACTCGGTGGAGCGCGGCTTCGAGGTGTGGCCCACGGGCCAGCGGGTGCGCGAGACCCGCGGCGGCACCCTGGCCGCGCCGCGCACGCTGGAGCTGGTGGGGGCCGCGTCCCCGGTGGAGGGCAGCGAGCGGGTGCGGCTGCTCGTCTTCCCGGGGGCGCTGGGCGTGCTGCGCTCGGAGCTGGCGGCGGCGCCCGGCCGCACGGGCGAGGCCGAGGACGCCTATGCGCTGCTGCTCACCGGGCGTGCCCCGGCGCTGCTCCAGGGCCTGGGCGGGACGGTGGAGCCGCGCTCGCTCGAGCAGGCGTCGGTGCTCGCGGGCCAGCGGGTGCTCCGGGCCGGACGCGCGCCGGACGTGGCGACGGCGACCCTGCTCGCCGAGGCGGCGCTGGTCCACCCGGGCAACCCCGTGCTGGCACGGCTCGGCGAGCGCCTGTCCGAGCAGGTGGCGCGGGCCCAGCGTCCGGATGGAACGTGCCAGGGCGGCGAGGGGTGGACGTTGCAGCGGCTGCTGGTGGCCACGGCGGAGTGCACCCGGGTGATGCGCGCCGGGATGGGCACGGACGCGGGCCGCCGGCGGGCCTCGGCCTTCGGGGCGCGCGCGGCGGGTGCCTTCGAGCGCTCCCTGTCACGGATCCGGGACGGGTACACGGCGGCGGCGGTGCTGGCCAGCGGAGCGGTGTCCGGCTCGGTCCGGGACACGCTGCGTGGGCGGGTACGCGAGGCGCTCCAGCGGCGGCCGGATGGCGCGGCGTACCTCCCCGTGCCAGCGGGCGTGGTGCGCGCGGATGGACGGGTCCCCTCGGAGGCCGAGGCCACCGCGCTCGCGGTGCTGGCGCTGGTGGAGGACAAGCAAGCGCCGCTCGCGGACCTGGGCACCTCGCTGCTCGCGGACTACCGGCCCGAGTCCGGCTGGGGCGACGGGCGAGCCAACCTCGCCGGGCTCCAGGCCGTGCTGGCCCTCTTCAAGGAGCCGCTGCCTTCTCAGGTCCGGGTGGTGCTGGAGCGGGATGGCCAGCCGGTGACGGAAGGGACCTTCGACGCGAAGGCGCTGCGCGAGGTGCTCGCGCTGGAGGCGGAGGCACCCGGTTCCACGGGCCCGCACACCTGGAGCGTGCGCGCGGAGCCCGCGGTGCCGGGGCTGGGCTTCGCCCTGACGCTGGCCGCCCGCGTGCCCTGGCGCGCGAGCGAGCCGGGCCATGGGCTGGAGCTCGCCATGAAGGTCGCGGCGGACGCGAAGGTGGGGATGCCCGTGGAGGTGACGCTCCAGGCGGCTTCTCCGGCGGGCCTGGAGCTCACGCTGCGCCAGGAGCTGCCCGCGGGGGTGCAGGTGGATCACCCGAGCCTGGAGGAACTGGTGCGGCAGGGCCGGGTGGCGGCCTACGACGTGGAGGACGGAGCGGTGAGCCTCACCCTGCCGCCGCGCGGCGCCGCCGAGCCCTTCACGGCCCGGTTCCGGGTGGTGCCCACGCTCGCCGGCACGTTGCAGGCGGGCGCCTCCAGCCTCTCGCTCGTGGGGAGCGAGAACACGGCCTTCCGCGTGGTGCCCACCACCTGGACGATCCGCTGAACCTACGGCTTGGGGATGAGGATGAGATCATCCCCCTGCCGCAGGCGGTACACCCCGTCCGAATCCCGGCAGCGCCCGGCGTGATCGCGAATCCTGGCATCGAGAGCGCGCGCCTCGTCGTCGCTCAGGGCGGCGAGCTGCCGCGCGGTGTAACAGTCCTCGAACACGAAGAAGCGGCAGAGCGTGTACATCTCCTCGAAGGTGGTCGCGGAGAAGCCGTTCCGGGTCTCGACCACCTCGAACGGGAGCTGCTTGTCCTTCAGGATGGCCTTGAGCTGCTCGCTGGTGATCACCGTCTGGGTGAAGTCGCGATGCAGCTCGTAGTTCTGCCCGCGGGCCGAGCCGAGGACGACCAGACAGTAGCCCCCCGGGCGCACGAACGAGAGCAGCCGATCGATGGCCCCACCCCAGTCGGACACGGGCACGTGGTACAGCATGTGCGAGCAGAGGACGAGCTCGTACTGCTCGGACGATTGAAAGCTCTCCAGCGTCCCGTGGATGAGCCGGGCCCCCGGGAGATCGAACGCGCCGAGCTGCTCCCGGTTGGGCTCGAGCAGGGTGAGCGAGCCGAAGTGCGGCGCGAGCCGCCGGGCAATGGCGCCCGGCCCCGCGCCGACATCGAGCAGCGACGGACGCGCGGGCAGCCGGGAGAGCAGACTCCGCTCCACCCACTGCCCGATGTTCTCGGGGTGCAGGGCCGTCCTGCCGAGCAGGTGGAAGGCGGTGGCGTACTCCTGGGGAGACAACGTGATGTTCATGGCGTGAGGTCCTCGGAGGTCAGCCTAACACCCACCACACGCTCGACCCGGAGCACACGGCATTCCCCGCAACCCACGCGTGTAGGAGAAGGGTGACGCACACGCGACACCCCTGCCCGCTCCCTCGCTGGCGAGGCGGCCATGGCTTCTGGCGTCCGCGCGCGATCGGTTCTGATAGCCTACGCGCCCGCCTGCCATGTCCTCGCTCGACGCCACCGCCACTTCCATCAGCCGGACGCTCGATCCGGATCTCATTCCAGGCTACCGGCTGGAGAAACTCGTTGGAGCCGGGGGCATGGGCGAGGTGCACAAGGCCACCCAGCTCTCGCTCGGCCGCACCGTGGCGGTCAAGCTGCTCAGCCAGCAGCTCGCCCAGGACGAGAGCTTCGTCGCGCGCTTCCAGAAGGAGGCCGCGGCGCTCGCCACCCTGCACCACCCGCACATCGTGTCCATCGTCGACAAGGGCAGCACGCCGACGACGTACTACTTGGTGATGGAGTTCGTGGACGGGCCCTCGCTGCGCGAGCGCATGCGCCAGCCGCCCGAGGATCCCTTCGAGCACCTGCGGATCATGATGCAGATCTGCCGGGCCATCGAGTACGCGCACAACCGGGGCGTCATCCACCGCGACCTCAAGCCGGAGAACATCCTCTTCGACATGCAGGGAGGCGACCTGCCCAAGGTGACGGACTTCGGGCTCGCCTCGTTCCTCGAGGACAGCAGCACGCGCTTCGCCCTCACCAGCACGCACGTGGCCATGGGGACGCTGTCCTATATGGCGCCCGAGCAGCGCGTGGACGCGAAGAACGCGGATGGCCGCGCGGACATCTTCGCGCTCGGCCTCATCTTCTACGAGATGCTCGTGGGGGAGCTGCCCGCGGGCCACTATGATCCGCCCTCGCGCCGCAAGCCGGGGGTGGACCCCAAGCTGGATGGCATCATCGACCGGTGCCTCAAGCAGCAGCCCGAGGAGCGCTACCCGAACGTCACCGCGCTCATCCGGGATATCGAACCGCTCATCCCCCACTACACCACCATCGCGCCGGCGAAGCTCAGCCGGGTGCAGCGCGCGAAGCGGGTGGCGGGGCGCGTGGTGCGCACCTGCCTGCAGGTGGTCGCCACGGTGATGGTGATCGCGTCCGTGGGCATCCTGGGCGTGGCGTGGATGCGCAGCGGGGAGAAGCGCGTGGAGCGCACCCCGGGCGCCGCGCTCACCGCGGACCTCGGACTGCCCGCCGCGTCGTCCCTCGCCGGACGGTTGATGACGGTGGAGGGCGAGACGCGCCGGGTGACGCTCGGGGAAGGCCCCGACAAGCCCTCGGTGCTCGTGTCGGGCCGCCCCCTGTCGCTGGAGGATCGCACCATCGTCTTCCCTTCGGTGGTGGGCCAGTCCCGCGTGGGACTCATGCGCGTGGACGTGCGCAGCATGCGCGGCAGCCGCGCCCGCTTCTCCGCGCGAGTGGATGCCCGCGAGCCCGAGCCCACCCTCGCCAACCGCCTGCGCTCCTTCAAGCACGGGGAGGCGCCGGACCCCGAGGTCGCCCTGCTGCTGCTCGGCAGCACGGGCCGCTACGTGGCCCTGGTGTACAGCGGCGCGGGGGCCCCGCTGCGGCTGGAGTGGAACCTCGGCGAGAAGCGCGGAATCATGCTCGGCGAGGATTCGCCCGACGGGCCCGTGCAGCTGTCGCTGGAGGTGGACGACGAAGGCGTGCTCGTCGCCTCGGTGGGGACCAAGGAGGACCAGCGCCCCATGGGCGAGCCCCTGCACCTGGGAACGGACTGGCAGAGCAGGCGCTTCGGCGACGAGCCCGTGCCGGCGCTCGGCTGCATCGAGGGCAGGTGTCAGGCGGAGAACTTCACCTATCAGGTGTGGCCCGCGCCCAAGCAGTCCACCACCGCCCAGCTCACCCCGCCGCCGCAGGTCTCCCGGCCACCGCAGGTCTCCCGGCCGGCCGCCGCCCCGGCGAAGCGCGCCCCCCCCAAGTCCAGTTCCTCGAAGGGCAAGCGCTCGAAATAGGCAAGTGCGCGGCCCTCCGCTGCATGCGGATGTGGCCCGGACCCGGGCTTTGAACTATCCCTGGGTCCTCTATGCGCACGCTCATCCGCACCCACCTCGCGCTCCTGCTCGTCACCGGCCTCGTGGCCGGCTGTGCCGCTCACTCCCCCGCCTCCTCCGAGGTGCTCGAACGGGCCGCCACGGCGGCGCGCAATGGGGCTTCCGCTTCGCGCACCCTCGCCTTCGCGGGCTTCCATTCCTGGCTGGTGCAAGGGGATGTGGCAACCGCCCAGGGCCGCTTCGACGAGGCCATCTCCAAGGACCCGGCCGAGCCCTACTCCCTCTACGGTCAGCACCTGCTCGCGCGCCGCGCCGCCCAACCCCGCCGGGCGCTCGACGCCGCGCTGGCGGTGGTCACCCGGGCGCCCCGTCATCCGCTGGCGGTGCCCTCGGCGCGCTACGTGCTGGAGTCGGTGGGCGTGTCGCCCGCGCTGGATGAGATCATCCTCACCGGCCTGCTCGCCGCGCTCGACGCCGGTGCCGCCGGGGAAGCCGCCCAACTGCTGCGCGCGGCCCAGCTCTCGGTGATGGCCTCGCGGCCGGACCGGGCCGCCCAGACGCAGGTGCTCCAGGATCTCGGCGCCGCGGACACGGCCACGCTGCTCGGGCCCTTCTCCGCCTGGCACCTGCTCACCTTCGACGAGCCGCTCGCGCCGGAGAAGGACGGCTCGCTCGCGGGCCCCTTCACCGGCCCCTTCGGCACGCTCGCGCCGCGCATCCTCCACGCGCCCGACGGCCGCCTGGACATCGCGGGCGAGACGAGCCCGGGAGATGTCTACCTGATGGCGGCGGACGTGGAGGTGCCCGAGGCGGGCGTCTACGTGGTACGAGCCGCGTCCGCCTCCTCGTACAAGCTGATGCTGGATGGGCAGCCCGTGCTCGAACGGCGGGCCTTCGCGCGCACCGCGTCCACCGTGGCCGCGCGCTCCCTGCAGCTCGGCGCGGGCCGGCACCGCGTGCTCGTCAAACTGCTGCGCGACCAGCGCCAGGCCTCCGTGTCCCTCACGCTGACGCGCGCGGATGGGCGCCCTTCCGCCCTGCGCTACAGCGCCGCCACCGGGCCCGCGCCCGCCTCGTGGGGCAGTGGACCCAAGGAAGCGCGCGCGGAGCTCGTCTACCCGCGCGCCGAGGACCTGTCCGCGGCGCTCACGGCCGAGGCGGGCACCCTGCTCGCGGACTTCATCGCGGTGCGCGACGGCATGTCGAGGGATCCCGACGGCGCCTGGCGGCTGATGACGCGCCTGGCGAAGCTCTCGCAGACCCCGGCCGTGCTGTCGCTGCGCGCGGAGCTGGCCGTGCAGGACCGGACCATCCCCAGCAAGGTGGCGCGCGGACGCGCGACGCGAGACCTGGAGGCGGTGCTGGCCAAGGACGCGAGCGACGTGGTGGCGCTGATGGTGCGCGCCGAGCTGTCCCTCGGCGACAACCAGCCCACCACGGCACTGGAGACGCTCAAGGTGGCGCGCAAGGCGGCGACGCCCACGGGCTGGCCCGTGATGATGATGGAGGCGCGCGCGGCGGTGGCCCTGGAGCTGGACAGCACGGCGGAGGAGAGCCTGGCGGCGGCGCTCCAGGTGCAGCCGGGCCTGTGCGAGGCCCAGGGGCTGCGCTACAACCTGGCCAAACGCCGCGACGCGGTGGCGCGCACGGACGAGCTGATCACCTCGCTGGAGGGCTGCCCGGGCTCGCTCGCGCGGGCGGCCGAGCACGCGCGGATGCGCGGCGACCTGGAGCGCACCGTCACCCTCTACCGGGAGCAGCTCACGCGCAATCCCGGGGACGGCACCACCGCCCTGTCGCTGGCGGCCGCGCAGGTGGCCCTGCGCCGGTTCGACGATGCCACCGCCACGCTCAAGGAGCTGAGCCTGCTGTGGCCGCGCAACCCCCGGGTGTTGGAGAAGTGGGCGGACGTGCGGGAGCTGGCCGGAGACGCCGCCGGGGCGCTCGCCCTGCGTGAGCAGTCGCTCCTGTTGGATGGGGACAACCTGTCGCTGCGCCGCGCCGTCACGCGCGCGAAGACGGGGCAGGAGGTATTGCAGGCGCACGCCATCAACGGGCGCGAGGCCATCCGCGACTACGAGCAGAACCACGGCCCCGAGGACAGCTCCGCCGCCTACGTGCTGGACGCGGCCGCCACCCAGGTCTTCCCGGATGGCTCCCAGGTCACCCGCATCCACATCATCCAGAAGGCGCTGGAGCAGAGCGGCGTGCAGGAGATCGCCGAGGTGAACCTGCCCTCGGGCGCGCAGCCGCTCGCGGTGCGCACCCTCAAGGCCAATGGCACCGTGCTGGAGCCGGAGAGCATCGAGGGCAAGGACAGCGTCAGCCTGCCGGGTGTGCAGGTGGGCGACTACGTGGAGATCGAGTACCTGCTGGCGGAGCCCTCGCGCGGACCGGCGCAGCCGGGCTTCAAGGCGTCGGACTTCTACTTCAGCGTGGCGAGCATGCCGGACCACCGCGCCACGTACACGGTGGTGGCGCCCAAGGGCACGGGCATGAAGGTGGACGCGCACAACGTCCGGGTGCCGCCGCCCACGGTGAAGGGCGACGAGGAGCTGTTCACCCACGAGGTGCGCGGGGTGCCGCCCCTCATCCCCGAGCCGGATGGCCCCTCGAGCAAGGAATACCTGCCCTTCGTGGTGGTGGGCGCGGGCACCACGGGCAATGACAAGCTGGTGGCGGTGTACGCGGACAGCTTCCTGGAGCGGGGCGCGCTCAACTGGGAGCTGGAGGCCTTCGCGCGCGAGGCGGCCGGGGACAAGCGCGGGCTGGAGGCGGCCCAGGCGCTGTACGCGGCGGTGATGAAGCGCTTCAGTGGCCGGGACGCGGGGCTGACGCAGTCGGCGGCGTCCACGGTGGCGCAGGACCGGGGCAGCCGCATGTGGGCGCTCAAGACGGGGCTGGAGGTGTTGGGGATTCCCACGCGCCTGGCGGCGGTGCGCACCTTCTCGGTGGACCCGGCGGAGTACCTCTTCCCCGAGGAGTCGCTGCTGCCCTACATCGCGCTGCGCGCCGAGGTGCCGGGCACGGGGCCGGTGTGGCTGGACACCACCACGCGCTACGCGCCCTTCGGCCAGCTGCCCGAGACGGCTCTGGGCGAGCGGGACGCGTACCTGCTGCCCGAGCCGGGCCGGGCCCTGGAGAAGGTGAAGACGCCGAAGCTCGAGCCGCAGCCGGGCAAGCAGGTGAAGCTGGAGCTGGAGCTGGACGGGAACGGCCAGCTCGTGGGCCGCGGAGAGGAAGTCTACACGGGCTACGACGCGGCCCAGCTCGCGGAGGCCTTCGAGGCCATCTCCGGCGACCGCCGGCGGCAGGCCCTCCAGAACGCGGTGGGCCGCTACTTCAACGGGGCGGAGCTGACCGAGCTGAAGTTCGATCGCGAGGAGCAGGTGGGCGCCCCCTTCACGGTGCGCTACGGCTTCAAGGCCGCGAACTTCGCGCGCGCGAGCGGCGGGACGCTGGTGCTGCCGCCCATCACCATGCCCGCGACGCTGGGACGGCAGTACGTGCAGCTGAGCACGCGCACCGTGCCTCTGCTCATCGACGACACCGAGGCGAGCACCACGCGGGTGAGCCTGAAGATGCCCTCGGGCTACCGGCTGGCGGATCCCCAGGCGCAACTGAAGACGGAGAGCCCCTTCGGCCGGCTGCTGCGCACGGAGAAGCAGGAGGGCAACACGCTCACCCTCGACGAAACACTGCGCGTGGAACGAGGCCGCATCGCGGTGAAACAGTACGAGGACTTCGCGCACTTCGCGGGCGAAGTGGACCTCATCCAGTCGCGTGACCTGGTGCTCGTGAAGCAATAGCTGGACGGCACCGGCAGCCTACCCGCTCCCCACTGGCTTCCTTTTCAACCAATATGTTAAAAACCGAGAAAACGGGGAAAACCCACCTATTGGTAAGCCAATGAGTTATCCTGCGCCCGCTTGACGATGAGCCAAGCCGCGCGGGTGTCTGTCTGAAAGACACCCGCGACGACATTGCATCCATCTCGAGAGGCGCGCATGAAGAGGAATCCGGTTTCAGGCGGTAGGGGTCTGAGCGGCTGGCGGGGTCTGTGTCTGGCGGTCCACCTGTCGCTCCTCGGCGGGTGCGGGATCCAGGAGCCGCCCCCTCCCGGGGAACAGCCTCCAGTGGTGGAGCCTGGCCCCACCACCCCCACCTCCCCCGCCACTCCGGCCGACGACCCCGCCACTCCCACCCACCCGACTCCGGCGCCGCTCGCCTCGCCCGTGGCCACGAATGGCCAGCTCAAGGTGGTGGGCAATCAAATCCAGAACCAGAATGGCGTGGCCGTCCAGCTCAAGGGAATGAGCCTCTTCTGGAGCCAGTGGGGCAGCGCGTTCTACAACGCCTCCGTCGTCAACTCGCTCGCGGACAACTGGAAGGTCACCGTGGTGCGCGCCGCCATGGCCGTGGAGGAAGGCGGCTATCTCACCAATCCAGCGGCGGAGAAGGCCCGGGTGAAGACCGTCGTCGACGCGGCCATCGCCAAGGGCATCTACGTCATCATCGACTGGCATGATCACAGCGCCACGCAGCACACCGCGCAGTCCAAGGCGTTCTTCACCGAGATGGCGCAGCTCTACAAGAACACCCCCAACGTCATCTTCGAGATCTTCAACGAGCCGGACAACGAGTCCTGGAGCGAGGTGCGCGCCTACGCCGTGGAAATCATTGGCG is part of the Cystobacter fuscus DSM 2262 genome and harbors:
- a CDS encoding serine/threonine-protein kinase, whose protein sequence is MSSLDATATSISRTLDPDLIPGYRLEKLVGAGGMGEVHKATQLSLGRTVAVKLLSQQLAQDESFVARFQKEAAALATLHHPHIVSIVDKGSTPTTYYLVMEFVDGPSLRERMRQPPEDPFEHLRIMMQICRAIEYAHNRGVIHRDLKPENILFDMQGGDLPKVTDFGLASFLEDSSTRFALTSTHVAMGTLSYMAPEQRVDAKNADGRADIFALGLIFYEMLVGELPAGHYDPPSRRKPGVDPKLDGIIDRCLKQQPEERYPNVTALIRDIEPLIPHYTTIAPAKLSRVQRAKRVAGRVVRTCLQVVATVMVIASVGILGVAWMRSGEKRVERTPGAALTADLGLPAASSLAGRLMTVEGETRRVTLGEGPDKPSVLVSGRPLSLEDRTIVFPSVVGQSRVGLMRVDVRSMRGSRARFSARVDAREPEPTLANRLRSFKHGEAPDPEVALLLLGSTGRYVALVYSGAGAPLRLEWNLGEKRGIMLGEDSPDGPVQLSLEVDDEGVLVASVGTKEDQRPMGEPLHLGTDWQSRRFGDEPVPALGCIEGRCQAENFTYQVWPAPKQSTTAQLTPPPQVSRPPQVSRPAAAPAKRAPPKSSSSKGKRSK
- a CDS encoding class I SAM-dependent methyltransferase → MNITLSPQEYATAFHLLGRTALHPENIGQWVERSLLSRLPARPSLLDVGAGPGAIARRLAPHFGSLTLLEPNREQLGAFDLPGARLIHGTLESFQSSEQYELVLCSHMLYHVPVSDWGGAIDRLLSFVRPGGYCLVVLGSARGQNYELHRDFTQTVITSEQLKAILKDKQLPFEVVETRNGFSATTFEEMYTLCRFFVFEDCYTARQLAALSDDEARALDARIRDHAGRCRDSDGVYRLRQGDDLILIPKP
- a CDS encoding glycoside hydrolase family 5 protein — encoded protein: MKRNPVSGGRGLSGWRGLCLAVHLSLLGGCGIQEPPPPGEQPPVVEPGPTTPTSPATPADDPATPTHPTPAPLASPVATNGQLKVVGNQIQNQNGVAVQLKGMSLFWSQWGSAFYNASVVNSLADNWKVTVVRAAMAVEEGGYLTNPAAEKARVKTVVDAAIAKGIYVIIDWHDHSATQHTAQSKAFFTEMAQLYKNTPNVIFEIFNEPDNESWSEVRAYAVEIIGAIRGAGAPNLVVVGTPTWSQGVDAAASNPITQYPNVAYTLHFYAGTHGQWLRDRAAAALSRGIALFVTEFGTCDASGNGNLNLNESQLWIDFMNSRKLSWANWSLHDKPETASALVPGASTTGNWPASALTPSGTFIKQKLLQ
- a CDS encoding alpha-2-macroglobulin family protein, whose product is MKRHILVGAGGLVVGILLTLFVLGIMMPRLSPEPDMRAAESMMEPVMQAAPSTPSPEEELDEQSPRGIGIAPGRGGARNRSPAAFGMMKKEMSKGAGGAMAPPPPPPPAPMAEQQEAAAPSGRAWFPETFLFEPLVVTDASGEASVPVKVPDRLTRWRVLALAHSRSGAQAGAVSTFASSLPTYVDPVLPAFLRAGDVVRMPVQVVNTTGTAVTRALKVEAQGVAVEGGTRTVTVPAAGSVVEYVTLRAARPGPVTVRAALEGADSVERGFEVWPTGQRVRETRGGTLAAPRTLELVGAASPVEGSERVRLLVFPGALGVLRSELAAAPGRTGEAEDAYALLLTGRAPALLQGLGGTVEPRSLEQASVLAGQRVLRAGRAPDVATATLLAEAALVHPGNPVLARLGERLSEQVARAQRPDGTCQGGEGWTLQRLLVATAECTRVMRAGMGTDAGRRRASAFGARAAGAFERSLSRIRDGYTAAAVLASGAVSGSVRDTLRGRVREALQRRPDGAAYLPVPAGVVRADGRVPSEAEATALAVLALVEDKQAPLADLGTSLLADYRPESGWGDGRANLAGLQAVLALFKEPLPSQVRVVLERDGQPVTEGTFDAKALREVLALEAEAPGSTGPHTWSVRAEPAVPGLGFALTLAARVPWRASEPGHGLELAMKVAADAKVGMPVEVTLQAASPAGLELTLRQELPAGVQVDHPSLEELVRQGRVAAYDVEDGAVSLTLPPRGAAEPFTARFRVVPTLAGTLQAGASSLSLVGSENTAFRVVPTTWTIR
- a CDS encoding tetratricopeptide repeat protein, with the translated sequence MRTLIRTHLALLLVTGLVAGCAAHSPASSEVLERAATAARNGASASRTLAFAGFHSWLVQGDVATAQGRFDEAISKDPAEPYSLYGQHLLARRAAQPRRALDAALAVVTRAPRHPLAVPSARYVLESVGVSPALDEIILTGLLAALDAGAAGEAAQLLRAAQLSVMASRPDRAAQTQVLQDLGAADTATLLGPFSAWHLLTFDEPLAPEKDGSLAGPFTGPFGTLAPRILHAPDGRLDIAGETSPGDVYLMAADVEVPEAGVYVVRAASASSYKLMLDGQPVLERRAFARTASTVAARSLQLGAGRHRVLVKLLRDQRQASVSLTLTRADGRPSALRYSAATGPAPASWGSGPKEARAELVYPRAEDLSAALTAEAGTLLADFIAVRDGMSRDPDGAWRLMTRLAKLSQTPAVLSLRAELAVQDRTIPSKVARGRATRDLEAVLAKDASDVVALMVRAELSLGDNQPTTALETLKVARKAATPTGWPVMMMEARAAVALELDSTAEESLAAALQVQPGLCEAQGLRYNLAKRRDAVARTDELITSLEGCPGSLARAAEHARMRGDLERTVTLYREQLTRNPGDGTTALSLAAAQVALRRFDDATATLKELSLLWPRNPRVLEKWADVRELAGDAAGALALREQSLLLDGDNLSLRRAVTRAKTGQEVLQAHAINGREAIRDYEQNHGPEDSSAAYVLDAAATQVFPDGSQVTRIHIIQKALEQSGVQEIAEVNLPSGAQPLAVRTLKANGTVLEPESIEGKDSVSLPGVQVGDYVEIEYLLAEPSRGPAQPGFKASDFYFSVASMPDHRATYTVVAPKGTGMKVDAHNVRVPPPTVKGDEELFTHEVRGVPPLIPEPDGPSSKEYLPFVVVGAGTTGNDKLVAVYADSFLERGALNWELEAFAREAAGDKRGLEAAQALYAAVMKRFSGRDAGLTQSAASTVAQDRGSRMWALKTGLEVLGIPTRLAAVRTFSVDPAEYLFPEESLLPYIALRAEVPGTGPVWLDTTTRYAPFGQLPETALGERDAYLLPEPGRALEKVKTPKLEPQPGKQVKLELELDGNGQLVGRGEEVYTGYDAAQLAEAFEAISGDRRRQALQNAVGRYFNGAELTELKFDREEQVGAPFTVRYGFKAANFARASGGTLVLPPITMPATLGRQYVQLSTRTVPLLIDDTEASTTRVSLKMPSGYRLADPQAQLKTESPFGRLLRTEKQEGNTLTLDETLRVERGRIAVKQYEDFAHFAGEVDLIQSRDLVLVKQ